The following proteins are co-located in the Massilia litorea genome:
- the lepA gene encoding translation elongation factor 4 — protein sequence MNNIRNFSIIAHIDHGKSTLADRIIQLCGGLSDREMDAQVLDSMDLERERGITIKAQTAALQYKARDGQVYNLNLIDTPGHVDFSYEVSRSLSACEGALLVVDASQGVEAQTVANCYTALDLGVEVVPILNKIDLPHADPENAKKEIEDVIGIDASDATVCSAKTGLGVEDVLETLIAKVPPPKGDPDAPLQALIVDSWYDPYVGVVMLVRVVNGTLRPKDKILLMATESVNLVENIGVFTPRSVSLPELKAGQVGFIIAGIKELTAAKVGDTVTLANRPASSPLPGFKEVQPQVFAGLFPVEANQYDALRDSLEKLKLNDAALMYEPEVSQALGFGFRCGFLGLLHMEIVQERLEREFDMDLITTAPTVVYEVEMRDGTVIRVDNPSKMPEPSKINEVREPIVDVNLYMPQEYVGSVMTLCNGKRGIQMDMAYHGRQVKLHYEIPMAEIVLDFFDRLKSTSRGYASMDYEFKEYRSADVVKVDMLINSEKVDALAIIVHRANAPYRGRQVAAKMRELIPRQMFDVAIQAAIGATIISRENVKALRKNVLAKCYGGDISRKKKLLEKQKAGKKRMKQVGSVEIPQEAFLAILQVEDK from the coding sequence ATGAACAACATACGTAACTTCTCCATCATCGCCCACATCGACCACGGCAAATCGACCCTGGCCGACCGCATCATCCAGCTGTGCGGCGGCCTGTCGGACCGCGAAATGGACGCGCAGGTGCTCGACTCGATGGACCTGGAGCGCGAGCGCGGCATTACCATCAAGGCGCAGACCGCTGCCCTGCAATACAAGGCGCGCGACGGCCAGGTCTACAACCTGAACCTGATCGATACCCCGGGCCACGTCGACTTCAGCTATGAAGTCTCGCGCTCGCTGTCCGCCTGCGAAGGCGCGCTGCTCGTCGTCGACGCTTCGCAAGGCGTGGAAGCGCAGACGGTCGCCAACTGCTACACCGCACTGGACCTCGGCGTGGAAGTCGTGCCGATCCTGAACAAGATCGACCTGCCGCACGCCGATCCCGAGAACGCCAAGAAGGAAATCGAGGACGTGATCGGCATCGACGCGTCCGACGCGACCGTGTGCTCGGCCAAGACCGGCCTCGGCGTGGAAGACGTGCTGGAAACCCTGATCGCGAAAGTCCCGCCGCCGAAGGGCGACCCGGACGCACCGCTGCAGGCCCTGATCGTCGACTCCTGGTACGACCCCTACGTCGGCGTCGTGATGCTGGTGCGCGTCGTCAACGGCACCCTGCGTCCGAAGGACAAGATCCTCCTGATGGCGACCGAGTCGGTGAACCTGGTCGAGAACATCGGCGTCTTCACGCCGCGCTCGGTCTCGCTGCCGGAACTGAAAGCGGGCCAGGTCGGCTTCATCATCGCCGGCATCAAGGAACTGACCGCCGCCAAAGTGGGCGACACCGTGACCCTGGCGAACCGTCCGGCCTCAAGCCCGCTGCCGGGCTTCAAGGAAGTGCAACCGCAGGTCTTCGCCGGCCTGTTCCCGGTGGAAGCGAACCAGTACGACGCGCTGCGCGACTCGCTGGAAAAGCTGAAGCTGAACGACGCCGCGCTGATGTACGAGCCGGAAGTGTCGCAGGCGCTGGGCTTCGGCTTCCGCTGCGGCTTCCTGGGCCTGCTGCACATGGAAATCGTGCAGGAACGCCTCGAGCGCGAATTCGACATGGACCTGATCACGACGGCCCCGACCGTGGTCTACGAGGTCGAGATGCGCGACGGAACGGTTATTCGCGTCGACAACCCGTCGAAGATGCCGGAACCATCGAAGATCAACGAAGTGCGCGAGCCGATCGTCGACGTCAACCTTTACATGCCGCAGGAATATGTCGGCTCGGTGATGACGCTCTGTAACGGCAAGCGCGGCATCCAGATGGACATGGCCTACCACGGCCGCCAGGTGAAACTGCACTACGAAATCCCGATGGCGGAAATCGTGCTCGACTTCTTCGACCGCCTGAAGTCGACCTCGCGCGGCTATGCCTCGATGGACTACGAGTTCAAGGAATACCGCTCGGCCGACGTGGTGAAGGTCGACATGCTGATCAACAGCGAAAAGGTCGATGCGCTGGCGATCATCGTGCACCGCGCCAACGCGCCGTACCGCGGGCGTCAGGTAGCAGCGAAAATGCGCGAACTGATCCCGCGCCAGATGTTCGACGTGGCCATCCAGGCGGCGATCGGCGCCACCATCATCTCGCGCGAAAACGTCAAGGCGCTGCGCAAGAACGTGCTGGCGAAGTGCTACGGCGGCGACATCAGCCGCAAGAAGAAACTGCTTGAGAAACAAAAAGCCGGTAAAAAACGCATGAAACAGGTTGGTTCGGTGGAGATTCCACAGGAAGCCTTCCTCGCCATCCTTCAAGTGGAAGATAAATGA
- the lepB gene encoding signal peptidase I codes for MNLQPILGNFALILFVLMVVTGVVWFLDVFVLARQRRAAADAALAEYDARTAKLIADGIKVDNNGNRAAIEAAHLRQPTWVEYSGSFFPVIALVFFLRSFLWEPFKIPSSSMVPTLLVGDLILVNKYTYGIRLPIVNKKIIEINDPQRGDVMVFKYPKDMSQDYIKRVIGVPGDKITYENKRLTVNGVPVQYTPLDEYLDDERPVYHKQFVEKLPGMEHRILNTDPARSFNLDGVENFPHRDACDYSYDKFTCTVPAGNYFMMGDNRDNSADSRYWGFVPDKNIVGKAFLVWMNFGDPKRIGAIK; via the coding sequence ATGAACCTGCAACCAATCCTGGGGAATTTTGCGCTTATTCTGTTCGTACTCATGGTGGTCACGGGCGTCGTCTGGTTCCTGGACGTCTTCGTCCTGGCCAGGCAACGCCGGGCCGCCGCGGACGCCGCGCTGGCCGAATACGATGCCCGCACGGCCAAGCTGATTGCGGACGGCATCAAGGTCGACAACAACGGCAACCGCGCGGCAATCGAGGCGGCGCACCTGCGCCAGCCGACCTGGGTCGAGTACTCGGGCAGCTTTTTTCCGGTGATCGCGCTGGTGTTCTTCCTGCGTTCCTTCCTGTGGGAACCGTTCAAGATCCCGTCGAGCTCGATGGTGCCGACCCTGCTGGTCGGCGACCTGATCCTCGTGAACAAGTACACCTACGGCATTCGTCTGCCGATCGTCAACAAGAAGATCATCGAGATCAACGATCCGCAGCGCGGCGACGTCATGGTCTTCAAGTATCCGAAGGACATGAGCCAGGACTACATCAAGCGCGTCATCGGTGTGCCGGGCGACAAGATCACCTACGAAAACAAGCGCCTGACCGTGAACGGCGTGCCGGTGCAGTACACCCCGCTCGACGAATACCTGGACGACGAACGGCCGGTCTACCACAAGCAGTTCGTGGAAAAACTGCCGGGCATGGAACACCGCATCCTGAACACGGATCCGGCACGCTCCTTCAACCTCGACGGCGTGGAGAACTTCCCGCACCGCGACGCCTGCGACTATTCGTATGATAAATTTACCTGTACCGTACCGGCAGGCAACTACTTCATGATGGGCGACAACCGCGACAACAGCGCGGACAGCCGCTACTGGGGTTTCGTCCCGGACAAGAATATCGTCGGCAAGGCCTTCCTGGTCTGGATGAACTTCGGCGATCCGAAGCGCATCGGCGCGATCAAGTAA
- a CDS encoding DUF4845 domain-containing protein produces MMQDRKPVSSTKQQGISLTGLILVLMVLGVFALLAIKVVPSYLEFRAVRDGIARAKAAGGSVSEMRQAFDKSAEINNIDAIRGRDLVIGNEGGSPQISFAYEKRIPLTARATLVIDYDGTTDPSGVVAAKEGGSN; encoded by the coding sequence ATGATGCAGGACCGCAAACCCGTAAGCTCGACGAAGCAGCAGGGCATCTCGCTCACCGGCCTGATCCTGGTGTTGATGGTGCTGGGCGTGTTCGCCCTGCTGGCGATCAAGGTCGTTCCGTCCTATCTCGAGTTCCGCGCCGTTCGCGACGGCATCGCGCGCGCCAAGGCGGCCGGCGGCAGCGTTTCCGAGATGCGGCAAGCCTTCGATAAGTCGGCTGAAATCAATAATATCGATGCGATCCGCGGCCGCGACCTCGTCATCGGCAACGAAGGCGGCAGCCCGCAGATCAGCTTCGCCTACGAAAAACGCATTCCCCTGACCGCGCGCGCCACCCTCGTCATCGATTACGATGGCACGACCGACCCGAGCGGCGTCGTGGCGGCGAAAGAGGGCGGCTCGAACTGA
- the rnc gene encoding ribonuclease III yields the protein MAYTFRDAGLLQQALTHRSHSSLHNERLEFLGDSILNCVVASILYERFSHLDEGDLSRLRANLVKQQSLFEIATRLELSQFLRLGEGELKSGGFRRPSILADTLEALLGAIFLDAGFDAARDVIRAFYIPLLDTVDPRTLGKDAKTLLQEFLQSRKISLPTYNVIATHGAAHSQEFEIECLVPKLGIQVFGRGGSRRAGEQAAARLALETAEQALRKTPAAGRKAKPRAAQLKLAGIATIQGDEAADAPLAVPTKQA from the coding sequence TTGGCTTATACGTTCCGGGATGCTGGCCTCTTGCAGCAGGCCCTGACACATCGTAGCCATAGCAGCCTGCATAACGAACGCCTCGAATTCCTGGGCGACTCGATCCTGAACTGCGTCGTGGCCTCGATCCTGTACGAACGCTTCAGCCACCTCGACGAGGGCGACCTGTCGCGCCTGCGCGCCAATCTCGTCAAGCAGCAGTCGCTCTTCGAAATCGCGACCAGGCTCGAACTGTCGCAATTCCTGCGCCTGGGCGAAGGCGAGCTGAAATCGGGCGGCTTCCGCCGTCCCTCGATCCTGGCCGACACGCTCGAGGCCCTGCTCGGCGCCATCTTCCTCGACGCCGGTTTCGATGCCGCGCGCGACGTCATCCGTGCTTTCTACATTCCCTTGCTCGACACGGTCGACCCGCGCACCCTCGGCAAGGATGCCAAGACGCTGCTGCAGGAATTCCTGCAAAGCCGCAAGATTTCCTTGCCTACCTATAACGTGATCGCCACCCATGGCGCCGCCCACAGCCAGGAATTCGAAATCGAATGCCTGGTCCCGAAACTCGGCATCCAGGTCTTCGGCCGCGGCGGCAGCCGCCGCGCCGGCGAACAGGCCGCCGCGCGCCTGGCGCTGGAAACAGCCGAACAGGCGCTGCGCAAGACCCCGGCCGCCGGCCGCAAGGCCAAGCCGCGCGCCGCCCAGCTCAAGCTGGCCGGCATCGCCACCATCCAGGGCGACGAGGCCGCAGACGCGCCACTCGCCGTTCCGACCAAACAGGCATGA
- the era gene encoding GTPase Era, which yields MKKLSMNTEDHTPDNTPGQDLPQNDAGEEQGADLNAFFADRKDASGGASPQGFRCGYIAIVGRPNVGKSTLMNQLIGAKVSITSRKAQTTRHRITGIQTHDDAQFIYVDTPGFQTRHANALNKTLNKTVSNTLTASDVVLFVIEAGSFGPADQQVLDLLPKNVPVILVINKSDHMKDKATLMPFAQKVASLRDFTAIVPVSAKLRFQIDSLEREIRSHLPENPPVFGPDDITDRSEKFLAAEIVREKVFRLLGDELPYTSTVIIEQFLQEGNLRRIFAAILVERDTHKSMIIGNKGARLKEISTQSRLDMEKLFGGPVYLEIWVKVKSGWADNEAGLRAYGYE from the coding sequence ATGAAGAAGCTCAGTATGAATACCGAAGACCACACCCCCGACAACACGCCCGGCCAGGACCTTCCCCAGAACGACGCGGGTGAAGAGCAGGGCGCCGACCTGAACGCCTTCTTTGCCGACCGCAAGGACGCCAGCGGCGGCGCCTCGCCGCAAGGTTTCCGCTGCGGCTACATCGCCATCGTCGGCCGCCCGAACGTGGGCAAGTCGACGCTGATGAACCAGTTGATCGGCGCCAAGGTGTCGATCACCTCGCGCAAGGCGCAGACCACGCGCCACCGCATCACCGGCATCCAGACCCATGACGACGCCCAGTTTATCTATGTCGATACGCCCGGCTTCCAGACCCGTCATGCGAATGCACTGAACAAAACGCTCAATAAAACTGTCTCGAACACGCTGACCGCCTCGGACGTCGTCCTGTTCGTGATCGAGGCCGGCAGCTTCGGCCCGGCTGACCAGCAAGTGCTGGACCTGCTGCCGAAGAACGTGCCCGTGATCCTGGTCATCAACAAGTCGGACCACATGAAGGACAAGGCGACCCTGATGCCCTTCGCGCAGAAGGTGGCGTCCCTGCGCGACTTCACGGCCATCGTGCCGGTGTCGGCCAAGTTGCGCTTCCAGATCGATTCGCTCGAACGCGAGATCCGCAGCCACCTGCCGGAAAATCCGCCCGTGTTCGGACCGGACGACATCACCGACCGCAGCGAGAAATTCCTTGCGGCCGAGATCGTGCGCGAGAAAGTGTTCCGCCTGCTGGGCGACGAGCTGCCTTACACGAGCACGGTGATCATCGAGCAATTCCTGCAGGAAGGGAATCTGCGCCGCATCTTCGCCGCCATCCTGGTCGAGCGCGATACCCACAAATCGATGATCATCGGTAACAAGGGTGCGCGCCTGAAGGAAATCTCGACCCAGTCGCGCCTCGACATGGAAAAGCTGTTCGGCGGCCCCGTGTACCTGGAGATCTGGGTCAAGGTCAAGTCCGGCTGGGCCGACAACGAAGCGGGCCTGCGCGCCTACGGCTACGAGTAA
- the recO gene encoding DNA repair protein RecO, whose amino-acid sequence MTSLDTPLDPDKTAAEGSAPVPRRSRAPLSQVRVNGQPAFVLHSYPYKETSLIVDLFTRDHGRIAVVAKGAKRPLSKLRGVLQTFQPLSVSWSGKSELRTLIDAEWVGGMLPIERTALLCGFYLNELLVKLLARDDPHRALFDHYISTLNELAHGEPAQIALRKFERALLKETGVAADLKRSTTTRETVDAALDYVVDPERGAREARVSDVWPVVSGKTLLDMEREDYADPATQAQSKQLMRFLLAHHLGGVPLNTRQILIDLMQL is encoded by the coding sequence ATGACGAGCCTCGACACTCCTCTCGATCCCGACAAGACGGCGGCCGAGGGCTCCGCGCCCGTGCCTCGGCGCAGCCGCGCGCCCCTCAGCCAGGTCCGTGTCAACGGCCAGCCTGCGTTCGTGCTGCACAGCTATCCCTACAAGGAAACGAGCCTCATCGTCGACCTGTTTACGCGCGACCACGGGCGCATTGCCGTCGTGGCGAAGGGCGCGAAGCGGCCGCTCTCCAAACTGCGCGGGGTGCTGCAGACTTTCCAGCCCTTGTCGGTGTCCTGGAGCGGCAAGTCCGAGCTGCGTACCCTGATCGACGCCGAATGGGTCGGCGGCATGCTGCCCATCGAACGCACGGCCTTGCTGTGCGGCTTCTACCTGAACGAATTGCTGGTGAAATTGCTGGCGCGCGATGATCCGCACCGGGCGCTGTTCGACCACTACATTTCGACGCTGAACGAGCTGGCGCACGGCGAACCGGCACAAATTGCCTTGCGAAAGTTCGAACGGGCCTTACTTAAGGAAACAGGCGTCGCCGCCGACCTGAAACGCTCGACGACGACGCGCGAGACGGTCGACGCCGCGCTCGATTACGTGGTCGATCCCGAGCGTGGCGCCCGCGAAGCGCGCGTGTCCGATGTCTGGCCGGTTGTTTCCGGCAAGACCCTGCTCGACATGGAGCGCGAGGATTACGCCGATCCGGCGACGCAGGCGCAGAGCAAGCAATTGATGCGCTTCCTGCTGGCGCACCACCTGGGCGGGGTGCCCTTGAATACGCGGCAGATTTTGATCGATTTGATGCAGTTATAA